In the genome of Gadus morhua chromosome 12, gadMor3.0, whole genome shotgun sequence, one region contains:
- the gng12b gene encoding guanine nucleotide-binding protein G(I)/G(S)/G(O) subunit gamma-12 produces MPNAKVQSSSGLAQARRSVQQLRQEACMERIKVSKASSDLMHFCREQAKYDPLLNGIPASENPFKEKKPCAIL; encoded by the exons ATGCCCAACGCTAAGGTGCAGAGCTCCAGTGGCCTGGCCCAGGCCCGTCGCAGCGTCCAGCAGCTCAGACAGGAGGCCTGCATGGAGAGGATCAAG gTGTCCAAGGCGTCTTCAGACCTCATGCACTTCTGCCGGGAGCAGGCCAAGTACGATCCCCTGCTCAATGGCATCCCTGCCTCCGAAAACCCCTTCAAGGAGAAGAAGCCATGCGCCATTTTGTAG